In Carya illinoinensis cultivar Pawnee chromosome 16, C.illinoinensisPawnee_v1, whole genome shotgun sequence, a single window of DNA contains:
- the LOC122299727 gene encoding disease resistance protein RUN1-like isoform X1, producing MAVQDASSSSLSSFTRWWTYDVFLSFRGEDTRQNFTAHLHQALDRKKINTYIDYKLPRGEEISEELLKAIESSRISIVVLSKNYASSTWCLDELMKILECKKIKQQKVLPVFYDVNPTEVRHQREGFRKALAKLKERFKDESKVKRWKATLTEVAGLSGFTLGDRTEPEFIQEIVREVSRLVKHKYLNDVAKHPVGMESRVQDVHNKLQSVGMNDTRILGIYGCGGIDKTNLAKEIYNTFIDQFENCCFLANVRETSKREYGLIQFQEKLLCEILGDSSLKVRNVDEGIGLIKEMLWSKKVLLVLDDLDQSVKVKTLLGGCDWFGLGSIVIITTRDEHLLTSNNVHLRYKVKELDHDEALQLFCWNAFQNKNPNHDFVELTEDILRYAGGLPLALMVVGSSLYGRDIHYWRSALQKYKTIPHNDIHQKLRISYDGLDEFEKNIFLDIACFFTKEQKEYVTKILDGCDFFATCGIEVLVDKSLITIDEWGKLIMHDLLKDMGREIVRQESLEEPEKRSRLWFHEDVRHVFEETKGTNKIQGILIEFPKQELIDLKPETFSAMRRLRIFINRNARFSKGPNYLSNELRVLDWHSYPSHSFPQNFHGKKLVVLKMDDCFIKGLGEGLKNFQKLTTIKFSKCKFLTKIPDVSGLQSLNRLDIEYCNNLVEVNQSIGFLDKLVELKIVYCQSLTSFPSSLKLRSLEMLILSYCERLQKFPEIESEMKCLTYVKLEHMTAIKELPSYIGNLTSLLDLQISNCYKLRYIPNNIRQLKHLRCLILEGWLDDQSQYHLPSSTAELFPSYTPPMNSIVFPKLDLSGATFYSTLEVLDLSGSNIVVILPEWIRGFILLQLLQLCHCEQLKEILELPPNISMVNARGCISLESFPEVSNMFEFNTSSHKICSINLSGCQKMLVNPLRFEEYVEDLDEDFELIFAGNKIPDLDYHCKLKKTRNSYLCDGINVDLVYSNEIKGFIACVVVLSDPSQRYSFLSNMHIDIYYNGVYQYTSTHIRYINPSSSDNVWLYYHELKGEHFKSVEGILQL from the exons ATGGCTGTTCAAGATGCATCTTCCTCTTCCCTTTCTTCCTTTACTCGTTGGTGGACTTATGATGTATTCTTGAGTTTCAGGGGCGAAGATACTCGTCAAAATTTCACAGCCCATCTCCATCAAGCTTTGGatcgaaagaaaataaacacatacatagatTACAAGCTCCCAAGAGGTGAAGAAATCTCAGAAGAACTTCTCAAAGCCATTGAAAGCTCAAGGATCTCAATTGTCGTCCTCTCAAAAAACTATGCGTCATCCACGTGGTGTTTGGATGAGTTGATGAAAATCCTAGagtgtaaaaaaataaagcaacaaAAGGTTCTGCCAGTATTTTACGATGTAAATCCAACAGAAGTACGACATCAGAGAGAGGGGTTCAGAAAAGCATTGGCTAAACTTAAAGAAAGGTTCAAGGATGAGTCAAAGGTGAAGAGATGGAAAGCAACCCTAACAGAAGTGGCTGGTTTGTCTGGATTCACTTTAGGAGATAG GACCGAACCAGAATTTATTCAAGAAATTGTTCGAGAGGTTTCAAGATTAGTAAagcataaatatttaaatgatgttgcCAAGCATCCAGTTGGAATGGAGTCTAGAGTGCAGGATGTCCATAATAAGCTTCAAAGTGTGGGAATGAATGATACACGCATTCTAGGGATCTATGGATGTGGAGGAATTGATAAGACAAATCTAGCTAAAGAAATCTACAACACATTTATCGACCAGTTTGAAAATTGTTGCTTTCTTGCAAATGTGAGAGAAACTTCAAAGCGTGAGTATGGTTTAATTCAATTCCAAGAGAAACTTCTTTGCGAGATCCTTGGAGACTCAAGTTTGAAGGTTCGAAATGTTGATGAAGGAATTGGTCTCATAAAAGAGATGCTTTGGAGTAAAAAGGTTCTTTTAGTTCTTGATGATTTGGATCAGTCGGTCAAAGTGAAAACCTTACTTGGAGGATGTGATTGGTTTGGTTTAGGAAGTATAGTCATTATAACAACTAGAGATGAACATTTATTAACTAGTAATAATGTTCATTTACGATATAAGGTGAAGGAATTGGATCACGATGAAGCTCTTCAACTGTTTTGTTGGAATgccttccaaaacaaaaatcctAACCATGATTTTGTAGAACTCACAGAAGATATACTGCGTTATGCTGGGGGCCTTCCGTTGGCTTTAATGGTGGTAGGCTCGAGTCTATATGGTAGAGATATTCATTATTGGAGAAGTGCTTTACAAAAGTACAAAACAATTCCTCACAACGATATTCATCAAAAACTTAGAATAAGTTATGATGGCTTGGATGAATTCGAGAAGAACATTTTCTTGgatattgcatgtttctttacaAAAGAGCAAAAAGAATATGTTACTAAAATACTTGATGGTTGTGATTTCTTTGCTACCTGTGGCATCGAAGTACTCGTGGATAAGTCTCTCATTACCATTGATGAGTGGGGCAAATTAATCATGCATGACTTACTCAAAGATATGGGTAGAGAAATTGTTCGTCAAGAATCACTCGAAGAACCCGAGAAACGTAGTAGGTTGTGGTTTCATGAAGATGTTCGTCATGTATTTGAAGAAACTAAG GGAACAAACAAGATTCAAGGCATATTGATAGAGTTTCCAAAACAAGAGTTGATAGATTTGAAGCCTGAGACTTTCTCGGCGATGAGAAGGCTTAGGATATTCATAAATCGTAATGCACGCTTTTCAAAAGGGCCTAATTATCTCTCAAATGAGTTAAGAGTACTTGATTGGCACAGCTATCCTAGTCATTCTTTTCCGCAAAACTTTCATGGAAAGAAACTCGTCGTTTTAAAAATGGATGATTGCTTCATCAAAGGATTGGGAGAAGGATTGAAG AATTTCCAGAAGTTGACTACTATAAAATTCTCTAAATGTAAATTCCTAACAAAGATTCCTGATGTGTCGGGGCTCCAAAGTTTAAATAGATTGGACATTGAGTATTGCAATAACTTAGTTGAGGTAAATCAATCTATTGGCTTCCTTGATAAACTCGTCGAATTGAAAATTGTATATTGCCAGAGCCTTACTAGTTTTCCAAGCTCCCTCAAGTTGAGATCTCTAGAAATGCTTATTCTTTCTTATTGTGAAAGGTTGCAGAAGTTTCCTGAAATTGAGAGTGAAATGAAATGTTTAACATATGTTAAACTAGAACACATGACTGCTATAAAAGAATTGCCTTCATATATTGGGAATCTTACTAGCCTTCTGGATTTACAAATAAGCAATTGCTACAAATTAAGGTATATCCCTAACAACATTCGTCAGTTGAAGCATCTCCGTTGTCTCATTCTTGAGGGTTGGTTAGATGATCAAAGCCAATATCACTTACCCTCCTCCACTGCAGAATTGTTCCCGTCATATACTCCTCCAATGAATTCAATAGTGTTTCCGAAACTAGATTTATCGGGAGCTACCTTCTATTCCACCTTGGAAGTTTTAGATTTATCGGGAAGCAATATTGTCGTTATCCTTCCTGAGTGGATCAGAGGATTTATTCTATTACAGTTACTTCAATTGTGTCATTGCGAGCAACTTAAAGAAATCTTAGAACTTCCTCCAAATATATCTATGGTAAATGCTAGGGGATGCATTTCATTGGAGAGTTTTCCTGAAGTATCAaatatgtttgaattcaataCAAGCAGCCATAAAATATGTTCGATTAACTTGAGTGGATGCCAAAAAATGCTTGTAAATCCTCTACGGTTTGAg GAATATGTAGAGGACCTGGATGAAGATTTTGAACTAATATTTGCGGGAAATAAGATTCCAGATTTGGACTACCATTGCAAGCTGAAGAAGACTCGAAATAGTTATTTATGTGATGGGATAAATGTTGATTTGGTGTATTCGAATGAGATAAAAGGATTCATTGCATGTGTTGTTGTTCTATCCGATCCCTCCCAAAGGTACTCTTTCCTCAGTAATATGCATATCGATATCTACTATAATGGTGTTTATCAATATACCAGTACGCATATAAGATATATTAATCCAAGTAGCTCAGATAATGTGTGGTTGTATTACCATGAACTAAAAGGAGAGCATTTCAAATCAGTGGAGGGAATTTTGCAACTTTAG
- the LOC122299730 gene encoding signal recognition particle receptor subunit alpha homolog isoform X3, whose protein sequence is MATRIKIYTIKSIAGKANLEKSYLEPALKAFEDGLMMKNVVCFSDILCFHICFICTSQINSACYVELLVITSQAEEIAEKLCESVAASLEGKKLASFTRISSIVQAAMEEALVRILTPRCSVDILRDMHAAREQTKPYVVVFVSVNGVGKSTNLAKVAYWLLQHEMNVMMAACDTF, encoded by the exons ATGGCGACAAGGATTAAGATTTATACCATTAAAAG TATTGCGGGCAAAGCGAATCTGGAGAAGTCATACCTGGAACCAGCTTTGAAAGCTTTCGAGGATGGGCTTATGATGAAGAATGTGGTATGTTTCAGTGATATACTATGTTTTCATATTTGCTTTATCTGTACTTCTCAAATAAACTCAGCCTGCTACGTAGAGCTCCTCGTTATTACATCACAGGCTGAGGAGATAGCAGAGAAACTCTGTGAATCAGTGGCAGCGAGTCTTGAAGGGAAAAAGTTGGCTTCATTTACAAGGATATCTTCAATAGTGCAG GCAGCAATGGAAGAAGCTCTTGTTCGTATTTTAACTCCTAGGTGTTCTGTTGACATATTGAGGGATATGCATGCTGCCAGGGAACAAACGAAGCcttatgttgttgtttttgtcAGTGTTAATGGAGTTGGGAAATCTACAAATCTAGCCAAG GTTGCCTACTGGCTTCTGCAGCACGAGATGAATGTCATGATGGCTGCTTGTGACACATTCTGA
- the LOC122299727 gene encoding disease resistance protein RUN1-like isoform X2, translating into MAVQDASSSSLSSFTRWWTYDVFLSFRGEDTRQNFTAHLHQALDRKKINTYIDYKLPRGEEISEELLKAIESSRISIVVLSKNYASSTWCLDELMKILECKKIKQQKVLPVFYDVNPTEVRHQREGFRKALAKLKERFKDESKVKRWKATLTEVAGLSGFTLGDRTEPEFIQEIVREVSRLVKHKYLNDVAKHPVGMESRVQDVHNKLQSVGMNDTRILGIYGCGGIDKTNLAKEIYNTFIDQFENCCFLANVRETSKREYGLIQFQEKLLCEILGDSSLKVRNVDEGIGLIKEMLWSKKVLLVLDDLDQSVKVKTLLGGCDWFGLGSIVIITTRDEHLLTSNNVHLRYKVKELDHDEALQLFCWNAFQNKNPNHDFVELTEDILRYAGGLPLALMVVGSSLYGRDIHYWRSALQKYKTIPHNDIHQKLRISYDGLDEFEKNIFLDIACFFTKEQKEYVTKILDGCDFFATCGIEVLVDKSLITIDEWGKLIMHDLLKDMGREIVRQESLEEPEKRSRLWFHEDVRHVFEETKGTNKIQGILIEFPKQELIDLKPETFSAMRRLRIFINRNARFSKGPNYLSNELRVLDWHSYPSHSFPQNFHGKKLVVLKMDDCFIKGLGEGLKNFQKLTTIKFSKCKFLTKIPDVSGLQSLNRLDIEYCNNLVEVNQSIGFLDKLVELKIVYCQSLTSFPSSLKLRSLEMLILSYCERLQKFPEIESEMKCLTYVKLEHMTAIKELPSYIGNLTSLLDLQISNCYKLRYIPNNIRQLKHLRCLILEGWLDDQSQYHLPSSTAELFPSYTPPMNSIVFPKLDLSGATFYSTLEVLDLSGSNIVVILPEWIRGFILLQLLQLCHCEQLKEILELPPNISMVNARGCISLESFPEVSNMFEFNTSSHKICSINLSGCQKMLVNPLRFEEYVEDLDEDFELIFAGNKIPDLDYHCKLKKTRNSYLCDGINVDLVYSNEIKGFIACVVVLSDPSQRRAFQISGGNFATLV; encoded by the exons ATGGCTGTTCAAGATGCATCTTCCTCTTCCCTTTCTTCCTTTACTCGTTGGTGGACTTATGATGTATTCTTGAGTTTCAGGGGCGAAGATACTCGTCAAAATTTCACAGCCCATCTCCATCAAGCTTTGGatcgaaagaaaataaacacatacatagatTACAAGCTCCCAAGAGGTGAAGAAATCTCAGAAGAACTTCTCAAAGCCATTGAAAGCTCAAGGATCTCAATTGTCGTCCTCTCAAAAAACTATGCGTCATCCACGTGGTGTTTGGATGAGTTGATGAAAATCCTAGagtgtaaaaaaataaagcaacaaAAGGTTCTGCCAGTATTTTACGATGTAAATCCAACAGAAGTACGACATCAGAGAGAGGGGTTCAGAAAAGCATTGGCTAAACTTAAAGAAAGGTTCAAGGATGAGTCAAAGGTGAAGAGATGGAAAGCAACCCTAACAGAAGTGGCTGGTTTGTCTGGATTCACTTTAGGAGATAG GACCGAACCAGAATTTATTCAAGAAATTGTTCGAGAGGTTTCAAGATTAGTAAagcataaatatttaaatgatgttgcCAAGCATCCAGTTGGAATGGAGTCTAGAGTGCAGGATGTCCATAATAAGCTTCAAAGTGTGGGAATGAATGATACACGCATTCTAGGGATCTATGGATGTGGAGGAATTGATAAGACAAATCTAGCTAAAGAAATCTACAACACATTTATCGACCAGTTTGAAAATTGTTGCTTTCTTGCAAATGTGAGAGAAACTTCAAAGCGTGAGTATGGTTTAATTCAATTCCAAGAGAAACTTCTTTGCGAGATCCTTGGAGACTCAAGTTTGAAGGTTCGAAATGTTGATGAAGGAATTGGTCTCATAAAAGAGATGCTTTGGAGTAAAAAGGTTCTTTTAGTTCTTGATGATTTGGATCAGTCGGTCAAAGTGAAAACCTTACTTGGAGGATGTGATTGGTTTGGTTTAGGAAGTATAGTCATTATAACAACTAGAGATGAACATTTATTAACTAGTAATAATGTTCATTTACGATATAAGGTGAAGGAATTGGATCACGATGAAGCTCTTCAACTGTTTTGTTGGAATgccttccaaaacaaaaatcctAACCATGATTTTGTAGAACTCACAGAAGATATACTGCGTTATGCTGGGGGCCTTCCGTTGGCTTTAATGGTGGTAGGCTCGAGTCTATATGGTAGAGATATTCATTATTGGAGAAGTGCTTTACAAAAGTACAAAACAATTCCTCACAACGATATTCATCAAAAACTTAGAATAAGTTATGATGGCTTGGATGAATTCGAGAAGAACATTTTCTTGgatattgcatgtttctttacaAAAGAGCAAAAAGAATATGTTACTAAAATACTTGATGGTTGTGATTTCTTTGCTACCTGTGGCATCGAAGTACTCGTGGATAAGTCTCTCATTACCATTGATGAGTGGGGCAAATTAATCATGCATGACTTACTCAAAGATATGGGTAGAGAAATTGTTCGTCAAGAATCACTCGAAGAACCCGAGAAACGTAGTAGGTTGTGGTTTCATGAAGATGTTCGTCATGTATTTGAAGAAACTAAG GGAACAAACAAGATTCAAGGCATATTGATAGAGTTTCCAAAACAAGAGTTGATAGATTTGAAGCCTGAGACTTTCTCGGCGATGAGAAGGCTTAGGATATTCATAAATCGTAATGCACGCTTTTCAAAAGGGCCTAATTATCTCTCAAATGAGTTAAGAGTACTTGATTGGCACAGCTATCCTAGTCATTCTTTTCCGCAAAACTTTCATGGAAAGAAACTCGTCGTTTTAAAAATGGATGATTGCTTCATCAAAGGATTGGGAGAAGGATTGAAG AATTTCCAGAAGTTGACTACTATAAAATTCTCTAAATGTAAATTCCTAACAAAGATTCCTGATGTGTCGGGGCTCCAAAGTTTAAATAGATTGGACATTGAGTATTGCAATAACTTAGTTGAGGTAAATCAATCTATTGGCTTCCTTGATAAACTCGTCGAATTGAAAATTGTATATTGCCAGAGCCTTACTAGTTTTCCAAGCTCCCTCAAGTTGAGATCTCTAGAAATGCTTATTCTTTCTTATTGTGAAAGGTTGCAGAAGTTTCCTGAAATTGAGAGTGAAATGAAATGTTTAACATATGTTAAACTAGAACACATGACTGCTATAAAAGAATTGCCTTCATATATTGGGAATCTTACTAGCCTTCTGGATTTACAAATAAGCAATTGCTACAAATTAAGGTATATCCCTAACAACATTCGTCAGTTGAAGCATCTCCGTTGTCTCATTCTTGAGGGTTGGTTAGATGATCAAAGCCAATATCACTTACCCTCCTCCACTGCAGAATTGTTCCCGTCATATACTCCTCCAATGAATTCAATAGTGTTTCCGAAACTAGATTTATCGGGAGCTACCTTCTATTCCACCTTGGAAGTTTTAGATTTATCGGGAAGCAATATTGTCGTTATCCTTCCTGAGTGGATCAGAGGATTTATTCTATTACAGTTACTTCAATTGTGTCATTGCGAGCAACTTAAAGAAATCTTAGAACTTCCTCCAAATATATCTATGGTAAATGCTAGGGGATGCATTTCATTGGAGAGTTTTCCTGAAGTATCAaatatgtttgaattcaataCAAGCAGCCATAAAATATGTTCGATTAACTTGAGTGGATGCCAAAAAATGCTTGTAAATCCTCTACGGTTTGAg GAATATGTAGAGGACCTGGATGAAGATTTTGAACTAATATTTGCGGGAAATAAGATTCCAGATTTGGACTACCATTGCAAGCTGAAGAAGACTCGAAATAGTTATTTATGTGATGGGATAAATGTTGATTTGGTGTATTCGAATGAGATAAAAGGATTCATTGCATGTGTTGTTGTTCTATCCGATCCCTCCCAAAG GAGAGCATTTCAAATCAGTGGAGGGAATTTTGCAACTTTAGTTTGA
- the LOC122299733 gene encoding uncharacterized protein LOC122299733, whose protein sequence is MSAPSFSPKPHAGNFLFPKSGLTSLSLSLSVSPSLGAPFATTQSGSTIGEYAFADVGNLEHCAKYLNRTLVTYGFPASLDLFANDPVSVARTCNCLYSLLQQRQRDVEFRDSASEQRQRMSLTCPFTWLEIK, encoded by the exons ATGTCCGCCCCCTCCTTCTCCCCCAAACCCCATGCCGGAAATTTCCTTTTCCCCAAATCTGgcctcacctctctctctctctctctctctgtatcgCCGTCGCTAGGGGCTCCTTTTGCCACCACTCAGTCCGGCTCCACAATCGG AGAGTACGCATTTGCCGATGTGGGAAATTTGGAACACTGCGCTAAGTACTTGAACCGGACGCTTGTTACGTACGGATTCCCGGCTTCTCTCGATCTGTTCGCCAATGATCCG GTTTCTGTTGCGAGAACTTGCAATTGTCTATACTCGTTGCTTCAACAGAGGCAGCGGGATGTTGAATTTAGAGACTCTGCTAGTGAGCAGAGACAGCG GATGTCTTTGACCTGCCCTTTCACATGGCTAGAGATCAAATAG
- the LOC122299730 gene encoding uncharacterized protein LOC122299730 isoform X1, protein MDRFVGLRELSLSGCDKLKKIKKLPPNIEVVSACGCSSLESFPDISKRFEFNTSNLSKLHSIDLSGSSKMLVNVGSHVAAILRPQQEVTGYGKSSGLLFPGNKIPNWFSNCKETSNSCSSDIFIEVELLNPSVIKGILTCVVLNAHLDMISSSITVNYDGRCLGTIFNIFFFLGGSDHVWLAFYDLEPFTLAKGSLQIRFECDSDEILFKHCGVHLVRKDEKNSKRKRDDDCNFKSNWYPQQKSYYSDYSDSENDDDHEECYSHSEDDDDEEYYSMDDNLEDGDKD, encoded by the exons ATGGATCGATTTGTTGGATTGAGGGAACTTAGTTTATCTGGATGcgataaactcaaaaaaatcaaaaaacttCCCCCAAATATAGAAGTGGTAAGCGCTTGTGGATGCAGCTCATTGGAAAGTTTTCCAGATATATCAAAGAGGTTTGAATTCAATACCAGCAACTTGAGTAAACTACATTCGATTGACTTGTCTGGATCCTCTAAAATGCTTGTAAATGTTGGGAGTCATGTGGCAGCTATTCTAAGGCCCCAAcag GAAGTTACAGGGTACGGCAAGTCAAGCGGCCTTCTATTTCCAGGAAATAAGATTCCAAATTGGTTCTCCAATTGCAAGGAGACTTCAAATAGTTGTTCAagtgatatatttattgaagTTGAACTGCTCAATCCTAGTGTGATTAAAGGAATCCTTACATGTGTTGTTTTAAACGCACATCTTGACATGATTTCTAGTTCAATTACGGTCAACTATGATGGTAGATGTCTGGGTActatattcaatatatttttttttttagggggctCAGACCATGTATGGTTGGCTTTCTACGATCTAGAGCCTTTTACCCTAGCGAAGGGAAGTCTGCAAATTCGTTTTGAATGCGATTCAGATGAAATACTCTTCAAGCATTGCGGAGTCCATCTGGTACGCAAGGACGAGAAGAATTCTAAGAGGAAGCGTGATGATGATTGTAACTTCAAATCCAATTGGTATCCGCAACAGAAGAGTTATTATTCGGACTATTCAGACTCAGagaatgatgatgatcatgaggAGTGCTATTCACACTCAGAGGATGACGATGACGAGGAGTACTATTCAATGGATGACAATTTAGAGGATGGCGACAAGGATTAA